In the genome of Afipia felis ATCC 53690, the window CGCCTGTGAAAGGCAATGTTGCGGCCGCTGAACTGCGTCAATTTGTGGAACGCGTCGAGCGGCTGGAAGAGGAAAAAAAGACCATTTCCGATGATATCCGCGATGTGTTCGCCGAAATGAAGGGTCGGGGGTATGACGTTAAAGCGGTCCGTCAGCTCCTTAAAATCAGAAAGCAGGACGCCAACGAGCGTGAGGAGCAAGAGGCCATTCTTGATGTGTACTTGCAAGCACTAGGAATGATTTGACCGCATAGCTGGCGCACCGGCGCACGCGAATTGGAATGAGGTTTGTTTGAGCGAGGGTTCAATGCTCACCCCGACGAATATGACGCGTGCACCGCGCAAGGCTCAGGCACCGACCTTTGCGAGTGATCGAAGAAGCGCCAATTCATCTTTGGAAATTAGTGCCGCGCCGGTTCCATCTGACATTTTCACGCGAACCTTGTCGTAGATCAAATCGAACTGACGTAGTTCAGCGTTCGACGTTAACTTCATCAAGAGCCGACGAAGCGCCAAGCGATCATCGTCTGTCAGTTCGCTGGCGCTGCCGCGCATTGCCGCGGCGCTACCGTCAATCACAGCGTCGAGATCAACGGCCCACAACTTTGGCACCGCCTCGACGGCCAACCGAAGCTTGCGCTGTGCTGCGCGGCCTTTCTCGATTTCAGTCATGATCAAATGCCGGTCGCCTTGGTCTGGAATTTTCGAGATTATTGCTTCGACGCTTCGGGCTCTTGGGTGGTTTGGATGCCGCTTTTTTTGAAAGCCGTTGGCCTCGATCCGCCGCGCGTCGAGATATTTTTTGAGATTTTCATCGGCACGCAACGTGCTTGCGTTAGGACCCGGCCACAATTTAGCGCCATCTTGTCCCTTCGCAGTTTGACGGCGAATTTTTATATATTCACCCACGCTTACCGAGTTGATCCGGCGGGGTTGAATTTTAAATAATGTTGAGTCAGCACCAACCTTATCCGCATAGTCAGCAGCTTTTCCCGATGCAATGTCGTCGCATGCGGTTTTTAGCCGGTTTAACGTCTCAAGCCGTTTTTGTCCCCGCTTACTATCTATCGCCGCACGCTCAAGTTCGGCCATGATGGTCTCGGACAGAAGCATACCGACGTTGCTATCGCTCTTCATCACTATGATCCGAGATGGATGTTTGTGGTTGGGCGATAGCCTGCCGAATTTTTTGGCCCACATCCTGCAGGGCGGGCACATCTGTGAAGAGAATTTTTCCTTCGATGAACGCCTGTAGTTGGCTCGGATCACCGGCGTTCGCGATCAGTAAGTCTCCAAGTATATTTAGAGCCCGTCGAGCCGTATTTTTATCGAGGCGGTAGAAGAGATTGTCGAGGTCGTTACGAGGTATAAGGCGATATAGGGTATTGTCGTGAGCCTCCTCTGTCCCAGACGGCAGGTCGACTCGAGTCTCCGGGAGCAAGTATGTACCCACGACAAGATGATGCGCCAGCTCGAATTCGTGCACCTGTTTAAAGCTGAAGTCGACGAGAGCCGGATCGAAGTCAGAGCGTGCGGGCATTAACGCCTGATCAAGTCGGTTTTCGGCATTACTTGCTTCAAGGGCAGCTTGGCAGGCTTTGATGGTTTGAAGCTCGGCGCACCACTCTTCGTAGAGTGAGTCACGGCATTCTCGTTCTCTGCGGGCCTGCGCACGAAGATCAGAGGCAGTCCTACCGCTATCTTCAGCGATGTCGGCTTCCGCATTGATCTGCTGCTCCTTGTTCAGCGACTGCTTGATTTCAAACATCAGGCAGTTAAGCCGATGCACCAAGCCATTCAGGAACCTTGGCCCCGTTACGCGGAACCGGCATCGAGAACAGGCTCGCTGCCGGAACACCGGGGCATAGCGGCCCTCGGCCAATCGCTTGCCGCCTCTCGCACAGACGCCGCCCGGGCAAATGCCGTGGGCGAAAACATCTATCGGGGCGGATTTAGCTGACCGATGTTCTTGCAGTAGTGCCAAGCCCACTGGATCGTCGACTCCAACGGGTGTGATCGCCTCACTAATTATTTGGTCTCTGATTGCGTCGCCCTCGGAAGTATCATGGTTACCTAACTCGGCGTACGCTTTGTTCAACC includes:
- a CDS encoding DUF2312 domain-containing protein, producing the protein MSATAPAETATASPVKGNVAAAELRQFVERVERLEEEKKTISDDIRDVFAEMKGRGYDVKAVRQLLKIRKQDANEREEQEAILDVYLQALGMI